The Actinocorallia herbida DNA window CGTGAGCGGTGTGTCCGTGAGCGGGAACGACTGGCCGGCCAGGACGCCGCAGGCGAGGGCCGCCGCCATCGTGTGCGACCGGGGCTCGGCCATGCCTTGGAAGCGCGCGCCCCACATCGCGCGGGCCAGGGAGACGCCCGCGATGCCGGAGAGGAGCACCGCGAACGGCAGCCCGGCCAGCCAAGCGGTCAGCGCCGTGTCGCGGGGACCGATGACGCCCGTGGCCTGCGCGAACGGCAGATAGGAGAAGCCGACGAGCATCCCCGCCGCGAACCCGTCGAAGGCGGCGGGGCGCAGCAGGAGCCCCGGGGACTCGCGCCGCTTCGCGCGCTCGCGCCACGGCGGATGGAAGTCGAAGAGGACCTGGATCGGGGTCTTCGGCCGCGCCTTCTCCATGTCCCGGAGCACCTGGACGAAGTCCGGGTCCTGGACGGCGGCGTCGGCGTGGTACTCACGGGCGCGCAGGACCGCGGCGTATTCGAGCCACAGCAGAGCCGCGGAGAGCGCGACCGCGAGGAGGATCGCCGGGCTCTGCGGCCGCGTCGTCCAGGCGAGGAGCGCGGGCAGGGCCGCGGTGCCGAGCACGGACCGGCGCAACGCGATCGTGAGCTGGGTGACCCCGACGTCGCGGTTGCGCAGGTGGGCGAGCTCGTGCCGCAGCACCCCTCGCAGGCGCTTCAGATCGCGTTCCGGCGATCCCGGCTCGCCCTCCAGCAGAGCGTCGGAGAGCTCCACCCGGTAGGAGCCGGGCAGGCCGTAGGTCCGCCCTTCCGCACCGGTCTGGTTCAGGCGGAACAGGACGGTCGCCTCGACGTCGCCGTGCTCGGCGAGAACGTCCCTGACGTGTTCGACGGCCTGCCCGTCGGTGGCGGCGACCGCGTCCAGCGAGGTCAGCGGCCACCGCGCCCGGGAATGCCGGAGGTACAGCGCCGCGGCCACTCCGAAGGTCACCACGACCAGCCCGAGCCGCACGAGGACGTTCAGGACTCCCGCCCGGTACAGGCAGACCCGGAAGTCCGCGGCGAACTCGCCGGGTGGGACCCCCTCGTGGCGGACCCCGTCGACGCAGCCGCCGGAGAGATCGCCCCACGGCAGGTCGAAGGCCGCCGAGAGCGCCGTCAGGGTGAGCCCGTGCAGGAAGTAGGCCGTCACGGTGGCGGTCACCGCGAGCAGCGCGAACCGCGACGTCGTGTTCGGACCCGGGCCCGGCGTCACGGAGGCGTCAATTCGGCGCGGACGGCCTCGGCGATCGCGTCGGCCTGCTCCTCGGTGGTGCCGTGGTGCAGCGCGAGCGTGCGGCAGAGCTCGGAAAGGCCCTGCACGTCCACTCGGCCGAGGTCGTCTTCGGGGTCCGCCGGGACCGCGCGCCGCAGCAGCCACCATCGGCGGATCCTGGCGAAGACCGAGGTGAGGCCCCGGTTGATCCCGTCCTTCACCTGGTCCTGGGCGACCCCGACGAGGATCGCCAGGATGATCGGGGTGAGGACCTCGACGACCTCGGGCGTGCCGAATCCGGTGGGGGTGCGCCGCCGGCGCGGAACGAGCCGCACCTTCTCGCGGGAGAAGAACTCGTCGGCCCGCAGGTCGAAGAGATGGCTCTCCCGCGGCGCCGCCCGCGCGACGACGCGTCCCGCGACCTGGCGCAAGCGCATGTCCCTGTCCGCGGCCTCGGCCATGATCGCCCTCCAGGAGTGATCGGGTTCTTTCCCGGTCCCATCGCCGGAATCCGCGCCCCTGTTTCACGGCGAATTTCCGGCACGGGCTCGGAATCTGCGAATCGGACTGACCGGAGAGTCTTCTCCATACAGCTCGGGTGATTTCCCTCAGATGGGGGTGCGCGGAGGGTCGGGGTGGTGCGGATAATCGGGTCCGCGACTGCCCAGGGGGTTCGGGATGAGGGGAAGAACATTCTGCGCGCTCCTTCTGTGTCTCGCCTTGGCGATCGGCGGATGCGGCGGAGTGGAGAACACCGCGTCGACCGGTGCGGCACCCGACGTCTCGGAGACGTCCGTGCCGCTCTCCTCCGCCCTTCCGACGAGTGAGCCGAGCGAGCCGGCGGAGGAGACCGAGGACACCGGAATCGGAGGCGCCGACGGCGAGGACGTCGACCCGGTCGAGGAGGACACCGCACCGGTGGACGTCCCGGCCGACGACGAGGACGTCCCCGCCGAGACCCCTTCTGAGGATTTCGAGACCGATGTGGAAGGGGCGATCGACGCCGCCACGGCGTACTGGGACTACTATTTCCCGACCATCGGATTCACCTTCGAGGAACCTCCGATCTCGCCTTACGGGCCGGGCGACCCGGCGTACTGCGACGGCACGGAAATGGCGCTCAACAACGCCTTTCACTGCCCGTCGGAAGAGGCGATCTTCTACGACGAGAACTGGATGTCAGAGCAGTACGACGCGATCGGCGACGCGTTCGTCTACATGGTGATCGCGCATGAGGTCGGCCACAACGTGCAGTACCAGCTCGACCTTCCCTATCCCTCGAGCATCGCCTACGAACTGCAGGCGGACTGCCTGGCCGGCGCCGTTCTCGGCAACCCCGACTTCGTGCTCATCGAAGAGGGCGATCTGGAGGAGCTCATGGAAGGGCTCGCCGCGGTGGCCGACGCGCCGGGGACGCCCTGGTACGCCTCCGACGCCCACGGCACGGCCGACCAGCGGAGCACCGCCTTCTTCAGCGGAGTCGAGGACGCCTCGACCTGTCTGTCCTGACGACCTGACGACCTGGCGGGCCGCCTTCCCGCCCCGTGACGGGGCGGGAAGGCGGCCGGCGGTCTAGCGCGCGATGTCCGCGAGGTTCCAGCGGTCGAGGTCGCGGAGCCAGGCCTTGGCGGTGGAGTCGGACGGGGCGCGCCAGTCGCCGCGCGGGGACAGCGAACCGCCCGCGGAGACCTTCGGCCCGTTGGGCATGGCCGAGCGCTTGAACTGGGCGAAGGCGAAGAAGCGGCGGCAGAAGACCTCGAGCCAGTGGTGGATCTCGGTGAGGTCGTAGGAGACGCGCTTGGCTTCGGGGAAGCCGGGGGGCCAGGCGCCGGTGTCGGCGTCGTGCCAGGCGTGCCAGGCCAGGAAGGCGATCTTCGAGGGCCGGAAGCCGAAGCGCAGCACGTGGAACAGCGTGAAGTCGTGCAGCGCGTACGGGCCGATCTTCGACTCCGTCGACTGGAGTTCCTCGCCCGGCACCAGCTCGGGGCTGATCTCGGTGTCGAGGATCGCGGTGAGGGTCTGCGCGGTGTCGTCGCCGAACTGGCCGCTGCTGACGACCCAGCGGATCAGGTGCTGGATCAGCGTTTTCGGCACCCCGGAGTTGACGTTGTAGTGGCTCATCTGGTCGCCGACGCCGTAGGTGCACCAGCCGAGCGCCAGCTCCGAGAGGTCACCCGTGCCGAGCACGATGCCGCCGCGCTGGTTGGCGAGCCGGAACAGGTAGTCCGTGCGCAGCCCGGCCTGCACGTTCTCGAAGGTGATGTCGTACACCGGCTCGCCCTCGGCGAACGGGTGGCCCATCTCCTGGAGCATGAGGCGCGCGGTCGGCGTGATGTCGAGCTCGGCGGCGGTGATGCCGAGCGAGCGCATCAGTTTGTGCGCGTTGTCCTTGGTGTGCTCGCCGGTCGCGAAGCCGGGCAGGGTGAAGCCGAGGATGTCGGTGCGCGGCCGGCCGGCGCGGTCCATCGCCCGCGCGGCGACGATCAGGGCGTGCGTGGAGTCGAGCCCGCCGGAGACCCCGATGACGATCTTCGGGTTCCCGATCGCGGCGAGCCGCTGCTGGAGCGCCGCGACCTGGATGTTGTAGGCCTCATAGCAGTCCTGGGCGAGCCGGGCGGGGTCCGCGGGCACGAACGGGAACCGCTCGACCCGGCGCATCAGCCCCAGGTCGTCGGTCGGGGGGTCGAGCCGGAACCCGACGCGGCGGAACCCGTCGGTGCGCGCGGCGTGGGCGCGGCGGTTGTCGTCGAAGGTGCCCGTCCGCATGCGCTCCTGGCGGAGCAGGTCGAGGTCGACGTCGGCGAGGGCGTACCTGTCCTCGAGCGGGAACCTGTCGGTCTCCGCGAGCAGGGCGCCGTTCTCGTAGATCATGGTCTGGCCGTCCCAGGCCAGGTCGGTGGTCGACTCGCCGAGCCCGGCCGCCGCGTAGACGTAGGCGGCGACGCAGCGGGAGGACGCCGAGCGGCACAGCAGCCGCCGGTCCTCGGCCCTGCCGACGGTGATGGGGCTGCCGGAGAGGTTGGCGAGGATCGTCGCGCCCGCCAGGGCCGCCTCGGCGCTGGGCGGGACCGGCACCCACATGTCCTCGCAGATCTCCGCGTGCAGGACGAGGCCGGGGACGTCCTCGGCCGCGAAGAGGAGGTCGGTGCCGAACGGCACGTCCACGCCGCCGACCCGGATGGTGCCGCCCCGCTCGTCGACGCCCGAGGCGAGCTGCCGCTGCTCGTAGAACTCCCGGTAGTTCGGGAGGAAGGTCTTGGGGGAGACGCCGAGGATCCGCCCGCGGTGCACGATCACCGCGCAGTTGTAGATCCGGTGGCGGTGCCGGAGCGGGGCGCCGACGACGAGGACCGTCATCAGGTCCGCGGATCCGGCGACCACGGTCGCCAACGCCGCCTCGACCTCGTCGAGCACCACGTCCTGGAGCAGGAGGTCCTCGATCGAGTAGCCGGTCAGACAGAGTTCGGGGAAGACGGCGACCGCGACCCCGTCCTGCGCGCAGCGGCGGCCCTGCCGCAGCACGGCCTCGGCGTTGGCGGGCGGATCGGCGATGGCGGCATGGCCGGTGCAGGCGGCGACCCGGGCGAATCCGTGCTGATAGATGGACCAGAAGTTCACGGGACCACCGTATCCAGCCCGGACTCCCCGCCTCCGCCCGGCCGGACGGGCGGCCCTGCCGCAGCCCGCGGGTGAAGGGTTTTTTAGGATCTTTCCAGAAAGTGTCACGAACCGGGGGCCCGGCCTTGTCTCAGTCAGGCACCGGCCCGGACGGCGGACGACCCACCCGTCGCCGAGCCGGGCGGCAACGCAGGGAACAGACGAGACGAGGGCGATGAAGATGGCGGACGTGGGACCGAACGGCGGACCGGATGACCTCGAGTACGCCGCGGAGGTCTTCGGGGAGGTGCGGCCGCGGCTGTTCGGGATCGCCTACCGGATGCTGGGCAGTGCCGCCGAGGCCGAGGACCTGGTCCAGGACGTGTGGGTGCGCTGGCAGACCTGCGACCGCGCCGTGGTGGAGAACCCCGAGGCCTTCCTGACGACCGTGGCGACCCGGCTGTCGATCAATGTCGTCCAGTCGGCGCGGGTGCGCCGCGAGACCTATGTGGGCCCGTGGCTGCCGGAGCCCGTCGACACCAGCGCGGATCCGCATCTGGGCGCAGAGCGGGGCGAGGCGCTGGAGTTCGCGGTCCTGATCCTGCTGGAGCGGCTTTCGCCCAAGGAACGGGCGGCCTACGTGCTGCGGGAGGCCTTCGACTACCCGTACGGGCAGATCGCCCAGATCATCCAGCTCACCGAGCCGGCGGTGCGCCAGCTCGTCAGCCGGGCGCGCAAGCACGTGGTCGACGGCCGCCGCACCGAGGCGTCCTCGGCCGAGCAGCGCAGGCTGCTCACCGCGTTCGTCGCCGCCGCCCGGGCGGGGGACCTGGAGGCGCTGGAGAAGATCCTCGCCGCCGACGTGATCAGTTACTCCGACGGCGGAGGCATCGTCCGCGCCTCGCGGATCCCCGTGGTGGGCGCGCTGCGCGTGGCCAGGTACCACCGGGCGTTCGCGAGCCGCTTCTGGGACGGGGTCGAGGTCGAGTTCGCCGAGGTCAACGGCAGGACGTCCGCGCTGCTGTCGTCCGGCGGACACATGTTCGCGGTCCTCACCGTCACCGCCTCCGACCGGGGCATCGACCAGGTGCTGTGGATGATGAACCCGTCCAAGATCACCGCCGCGCAGCCCGCGTCCTGACCCCGCCCGGCCCGGCCTCCCCGACCTGTGAGGCCGGGCCGGGGAGGGGTGACCCACGCGTACTGGACCCCAAACCAGGACATATCGGCCAGATCTGGACGGGGTCGTTTCGGAGAGTTCCATGGCGATCACGGGAAGTCTTCGTCTATGGCACATCAGATCATGATCTCGTTCGAGAGCGGAGAGAGGCAGTCGCTGTTCCTTGCGGACTGGGCCGACGGCCCGCTGCTCGACTTCGCCACCGACCTGGAGAAGAGCGACCACGTCTACGGCGTCACGATCCTGCCGGGACCGACCCCGCCCGTCATGCCCGTGGCCCCCTACCAGGGCGACCTCGCGGCGCTGGACCACGGCGTCCCCGTCCGCGAGGCGGTCGGCCGGATCCTCGCGGGGGTGGTCGGCGTCCTGCTGTCCCTCCTCGGCCTTCTCTTCATGTTCGGTCCCGACGTCGCCGACCCCGAATTCCGCCTGCACGGCCTGGCACTGCTCGTCCCCGGCCTGCTCCTCCTGTCCACCGCGATCCCCTTCCGCCGGCGCTGACCCGGCCGTGTCCTGCCGTCCGCGCTCCCGTCGAGCGGGCCGGCAGGACACGGCCGGATCGGCCTCCCAGGTCAGGTGAGGCGGCCGTCATGCGAGAGGCTCAGGGGGCGGGAAGGACGAGGACGTCGACGGAGCGCAGGTCGCGGTGGGCGGAGTGGAGGTCGATGAGGTCGGCGTGGGCGTCGCGGCCCAGGGATCGATAGGCGGCGGTCAGCAGAGCCCGGGACTCGGCTCGATAGGCGTCGTGGTCGAGCCAGTGGAGTTCGGAGCCGACGGCGAGGGCCAGAGCGGGGGCGCCGGAGGCCAGTTCGCGTTCGGCGCGGGCGATCCACTCCGCGGCCTCGGGGGCGCCGGTCTGGAAGCCCTTCAGGCGGGCGGCCGATTCGGCGAGGAGCGGGTCCCCGCTGTCCGGGGGGAGGGCGGGGAAGACGGAGACCGCACTGAACGAGCGGAGTGCGGACGCCCGGCGAGGTGCGCCATCGGCTTGCAGGGCGTCCCGCTCGGCGGGGGCGAACCAGTCGAGGGCGGCGAGGAGCGGACGGACCAGGGGCGCGTCCTCGCTGTCGGCGCCGTAGTCCAGCGAGGCCCGGTGGACGAGGTCGCGCAGCTCGGCCAGGAGGGTCGGGCGGCCGTCGGACCAGGTCTCAGCCGAGTCGCGGGCGTGGTTGTGCACGACGAACGAGGGGAGTTCGGCCGGGTCGTCGTACCAGAGGCCGTAGTGCAGGCCGTCGGAGTGCCCGGCGAGCACCGTCACGAACTCGGCGGGATCCTGCCGGAACCTGCCGTGGAGGCGCTCGTCCAGCCCGTCGCGGCCGACCAGCCGGGGGCCGCGGTCGCCGAAGTAGTCGGTGACGCCTATCAGGCTCAGGCCCAGCGCGTCGAGCGCCGCCCGCTCGGCGTCGTCGGCACTTCGCCAGAAGGCCCAGAACACGCCGAGATGGCGGGGGACCCGCAGCCCGTACACCCGCCCGACCCTCTCGGCGACGGCCGGGAAGCGCTCCCAGGCCGTCGCGAGCGCCGCCTGCCTTCGCCTGTCATCGCTCATC harbors:
- a CDS encoding neutral zinc metallopeptidase; the protein is MENTASTGAAPDVSETSVPLSSALPTSEPSEPAEETEDTGIGGADGEDVDPVEEDTAPVDVPADDEDVPAETPSEDFETDVEGAIDAATAYWDYYFPTIGFTFEEPPISPYGPGDPAYCDGTEMALNNAFHCPSEEAIFYDENWMSEQYDAIGDAFVYMVIAHEVGHNVQYQLDLPYPSSIAYELQADCLAGAVLGNPDFVLIEEGDLEELMEGLAAVADAPGTPWYASDAHGTADQRSTAFFSGVEDASTCLS
- a CDS encoding NAD(+) synthase; translation: MNFWSIYQHGFARVAACTGHAAIADPPANAEAVLRQGRRCAQDGVAVAVFPELCLTGYSIEDLLLQDVVLDEVEAALATVVAGSADLMTVLVVGAPLRHRHRIYNCAVIVHRGRILGVSPKTFLPNYREFYEQRQLASGVDERGGTIRVGGVDVPFGTDLLFAAEDVPGLVLHAEICEDMWVPVPPSAEAALAGATILANLSGSPITVGRAEDRRLLCRSASSRCVAAYVYAAAGLGESTTDLAWDGQTMIYENGALLAETDRFPLEDRYALADVDLDLLRQERMRTGTFDDNRRAHAARTDGFRRVGFRLDPPTDDLGLMRRVERFPFVPADPARLAQDCYEAYNIQVAALQQRLAAIGNPKIVIGVSGGLDSTHALIVAARAMDRAGRPRTDILGFTLPGFATGEHTKDNAHKLMRSLGITAAELDITPTARLMLQEMGHPFAEGEPVYDITFENVQAGLRTDYLFRLANQRGGIVLGTGDLSELALGWCTYGVGDQMSHYNVNSGVPKTLIQHLIRWVVSSGQFGDDTAQTLTAILDTEISPELVPGEELQSTESKIGPYALHDFTLFHVLRFGFRPSKIAFLAWHAWHDADTGAWPPGFPEAKRVSYDLTEIHHWLEVFCRRFFAFAQFKRSAMPNGPKVSAGGSLSPRGDWRAPSDSTAKAWLRDLDRWNLADIAR
- a CDS encoding RNA polymerase sigma-70 factor, with translation MADVGPNGGPDDLEYAAEVFGEVRPRLFGIAYRMLGSAAEAEDLVQDVWVRWQTCDRAVVENPEAFLTTVATRLSINVVQSARVRRETYVGPWLPEPVDTSADPHLGAERGEALEFAVLILLERLSPKERAAYVLREAFDYPYGQIAQIIQLTEPAVRQLVSRARKHVVDGRRTEASSAEQRRLLTAFVAAARAGDLEALEKILAADVISYSDGGGIVRASRIPVVGALRVARYHRAFASRFWDGVEVEFAEVNGRTSALLSSGGHMFAVLTVTASDRGIDQVLWMMNPSKITAAQPAS
- a CDS encoding ADP-ribosylation family protein, whose translation is MSDDRRRQAALATAWERFPAVAERVGRVYGLRVPRHLGVFWAFWRSADDAERAALDALGLSLIGVTDYFGDRGPRLVGRDGLDERLHGRFRQDPAEFVTVLAGHSDGLHYGLWYDDPAELPSFVVHNHARDSAETWSDGRPTLLAELRDLVHRASLDYGADSEDAPLVRPLLAALDWFAPAERDALQADGAPRRASALRSFSAVSVFPALPPDSGDPLLAESAARLKGFQTGAPEAAEWIARAERELASGAPALALAVGSELHWLDHDAYRAESRALLTAAYRSLGRDAHADLIDLHSAHRDLRSVDVLVLPAP